A genome region from Pseudomonas sp. S06B 330 includes the following:
- a CDS encoding DUF6124 family protein — translation MTKPVPDPPLVTKTSTTFGSCDGSHDPLFAVRPGVSAEDALVHATILLKSAYRTNAHACDMVDAEVRELLWATEQSLEMSLALVEALLDEVEARAETAAVLKRTVQARQAPVA, via the coding sequence ATGACAAAACCCGTTCCTGACCCTCCCCTCGTCACCAAAACCAGCACCACCTTCGGCTCCTGCGATGGCAGCCACGACCCGCTATTCGCCGTACGCCCCGGCGTGTCCGCCGAAGACGCTCTGGTCCACGCCACCATCCTGCTCAAAAGTGCTTACCGGACCAACGCTCACGCCTGTGACATGGTCGATGCCGAAGTGCGCGAATTACTCTGGGCGACTGAACAATCGCTGGAAATGAGCCTCGCGCTGGTGGAGGCGTTGCTGGATGAGGTTGAGGCGCGTGCTGAGACGGCAGCGGTGCTGAAACGTACTGTGCAAGCGAGGCAAGCGCCTGTGGCGTGA
- a CDS encoding HIT family protein yields MDIPPSFIIHQTRHWVLNHRINSTLPGYVMLSAKAQTNSLSTLPIEAQAELGVLLAQTQKIIEDLLQPKRLYIGRFGHDPGHSIHFHFIPVYPWVDALFWEDERYRALQTFGSIDSDEPLTDGAELTLFVWREFCERPDPPQIQGQSVEQVIADLRTAFAAQPGE; encoded by the coding sequence ATGGACATACCCCCTAGCTTCATCATTCACCAAACCCGGCATTGGGTGCTCAATCATCGTATAAACAGCACGCTGCCCGGGTACGTGATGTTGAGTGCAAAGGCGCAGACAAACTCGCTGTCCACGCTACCGATCGAGGCACAGGCAGAACTGGGCGTATTGCTGGCACAAACGCAAAAAATCATCGAAGACTTACTGCAACCCAAACGGCTGTACATAGGCCGCTTTGGCCACGACCCCGGCCACTCCATCCACTTTCATTTCATTCCTGTCTACCCGTGGGTAGATGCGTTGTTCTGGGAGGATGAGAGATACAGAGCACTGCAGACCTTCGGCTCGATAGACAGCGATGAACCTTTGACGGATGGCGCAGAGCTGACACTGTTCGTGTGGCGAGAGTTTTGCGAACGCCCGGATCCACCGCAAATCCAGGGCCAATCAGTTGAACAGGTCATAGCAGACCTTCGCACAGCATTTGCTGCTCAACCTGGTGAATAG